In Scylla paramamosain isolate STU-SP2022 chromosome 29, ASM3559412v1, whole genome shotgun sequence, a genomic segment contains:
- the LOC135115674 gene encoding pro-resilin-like encodes MAAKALLLLALVAAAAAEGRSRERSYGSYDSYESEEPKYDFNYQVKDYYGNDYGHRESRDGDYTEGFYYNHLPDGRLQKVKYVVDGYSGFVADVSYEGEAHYDSGSYESRGSGSSEYYRPRYYRGSDESK; translated from the exons ATGGCCGCCAAG gcgctcctcctcctcgctctcgtAGCTGCCGCTGCCGCCGAAGGAAGGTCTCGTGAG CGCTCCTATGGGTCCTACGACTCCTACGAATCTGAGGAGCCCAAGTACGACTTCAACTATCAGGTGAAGGACTATTACGGCAACGACTACGGCCACCGAGAAAGCCGTGACGGCGACTACACCGAGGGATTCTACTACAACCACCTGCCCGACGGCCGCCTGCAGAAGGTCAAGTACGTAGTTGACGGCTACTCTGGCTTCGTGGCCGACGTCAGCTACGAGGGCGAGGCTCACTACGACTCTGGCTCCTACGAGTCCCGTGGCTCTGGCTCCAGCGAGTATTACAGACCCAGGTACTACAGGGGCTCCGACGAGTCCAAGTAA
- the LOC135115675 gene encoding pro-resilin-like, with amino-acid sequence MHLLDHRTMTAKVLLLLALAAAVAAEASYGDSSESYESHESYESEVPAYDYNYQVKDYYGNNFGHGEQRYGDVTHGSYFNHLPDGRLQTVKYVVDGYSGFLADVNYEGEAHYDSGSYESGERYRPTYHAGSDESGESHESTSNYRPSYYRPRYSFGSHESGESRLGFGSGESRETRFGYGSGESRESRESRFSFGSSESRESAEFYRPRYSRPRYYKPRHSFDSLESGESRFGFGSGESGESRFSYGSGESRESGESRESGKSLESGEFYRPRHSRPRYYRPRYSFGSLESGESRFRFGSGKSGESRFGFSSGKSRESGAFYRPRYSRPRYFFGSGESGESRFGFGSGESSESRGFYRPRLSGPRYYFKSRGSGQSRVGFGSNESHESGVRHYRPRYHSRNSRYGHGSRRSYRPRYYRRFRGFGSGESGESYRGSY; translated from the exons ATGCACCTCCTCGACCACCGCACGATGACTGCTAAG GTGCTCCTCCTGCTGGCGCTGGCGGCAGCCGTCGCTGCTGAGGCATCCTACGGG GACTCAAGTGAATCTTATGAATCCCACGAGTCTTACGAGTCCGAGGTGCCAGCATACGATTACAATTACCAAGTGAAGGACTATTACGGCAACAACTTCGGCCACGGGGAGCAGCGATACGGCGACGTGACGCACGGCTCCTACTTCAACCACCTGCCTGACGGCCGCCTGCAGACGGTCAAGTACGTGGTGGACGGCTACTCGGGCTTCCTGGCTGACGTCAACTACGAGGGTGAGGCTCACTACGACTCTGGCTCCTACGAATCCGGTGAACGCTACAGGCCGACCTACCATGCAGGCTCTGATGAGTCAGGAGAGTCCCACGAGTCCACATCGAACTACAGGCCAAGTTACTACAGGCCCAGATACTCATTCGGCTCCCACGAGTCTGGCGAGTCCAGACTTGGCTTTGGCTCTGGTGAGTCCAGAGAGACCAGATTTGGCTATGGCTCCGGGGAGTCCCGTGAGTCCCGAGAGTCCAGGTTCTCCTTTGGTTCTAGTGAGTCCCGTGAGTCCGCAGAGTTCTACAGACCGAGGTACTCCAGGCCACGGTACTACAAGCCAAGGCACTCCTTTGACTCACTGGAGTCTGGCGAATCCAGGTTTGGATTTGGTTCTGGTGAATCCGGAGAATCCAGATTTAGCTATGGCTCTGGGGAGTCCCGTGAGTCTGGCGAGTCCCGTGAGTCAGGAAAGTCCCTTGAGTCCGGAGAGTTCTACAGACCCAGGCACTCCAGGCCACGGTACTACAGGCCAAGGTACTCCTTTGGGTCACTGGAGTCTGGCGAGTCCAGGTTTAGATTTGGTTCTGGTAAATCCGGAGAGTCCAGATTTGGATTCAGTTCCGGCAAGTCCCGTGAGTCCGGGGCGTTCTACAGGCCAAGATACTCCAGGCCAAGGTACTTCTTTGGATCCGGTGAGTCTGGCGAATCCAGATTCGGTTTTGGTTCTGGTGAGTCTAGCGAGTCCCGTGGGTTCTACAGGCCAAGGTTATCCGGGCCAAGGTACTACTTTAAGTCCCGCGGATCCGGCCAGTCCAGGGTTGGCTTCGGGTCTAATGAGTCCCACGAGTCCGGCGTGAGGCATTACAGGCCCAGATACCACTCCCGCAACTCCAGGTATGGCCACGGGTCCCGCAGGTCCTACAGGCCAAGGTATTACCGTCGCTTCCGTGGCTTTGGGTCTGGTGAATCTGGCGAGTCGTACAGGGGCTCCTACTAG